One Deinococcus betulae genomic region harbors:
- a CDS encoding carbon-nitrogen hydrolase family protein: protein MRIPHATLTVATAQYTPTPGDLVHNVERTVVLTHAAARRGARILLLPELSLIGYDLPLLSRPELWVSAADARLFPLRDAAVADGLTIIVGAALHDEVGRPRLAMLAFTPSGDIVTAAKTHLHGQEQRLFEAGTCAPTVLTVDGWRIALAICFDVAFPAHALSAVQESMDVYAVSAVYVQGEERRLDLHLASRAMDHRVFTLLANHGGSGLGWTSCGQSGTWSPTGERRMIASSEDALVVDTLVYGDLMRFRSTG from the coding sequence ATGAGGATCCCTCATGCCACCCTTACGGTTGCTACGGCGCAGTACACCCCCACCCCAGGTGACCTTGTCCACAACGTGGAGCGAACCGTCGTCCTGACCCACGCAGCTGCGCGGCGGGGAGCACGGATTCTCCTTCTCCCAGAACTGTCTCTCATAGGATATGATCTTCCACTGCTGAGTCGCCCGGAGCTCTGGGTGAGTGCGGCGGACGCCCGGCTCTTTCCTTTGAGGGATGCGGCTGTGGCCGATGGCCTGACGATCATTGTCGGGGCAGCGCTGCACGATGAGGTTGGCCGCCCTCGCCTCGCCATGCTGGCTTTCACCCCCAGCGGCGACATTGTGACCGCAGCCAAGACACATCTGCACGGTCAGGAACAGCGCCTGTTTGAGGCTGGGACGTGCGCCCCAACTGTGCTCACCGTAGACGGCTGGCGGATCGCCCTCGCCATCTGTTTTGACGTGGCCTTCCCTGCCCATGCGCTCAGCGCTGTGCAGGAAAGCATGGATGTGTACGCGGTGTCGGCGGTGTACGTCCAGGGTGAGGAGCGTCGGCTGGACCTGCACCTGGCAAGTCGGGCAATGGATCACCGGGTCTTCACCCTGCTTGCCAATCACGGCGGGTCGGGTCTGGGGTGGACCTCCTGTGGCCAAAGCGGAACCTGGAGCCCCACGGGAGAGCGGCGGATGATTGCCAGTAGTGAAGATGCCTTGGTGGTGGACACCCTGGTCTACGGGGACCTCATGCGTTTCCGCTCAACGGGGTAG
- a CDS encoding 4'-phosphopantetheinyl transferase family protein yields the protein MTDHFPTHVAWGTSQAVLDTLPPWPLQPYEQARADQFRHTHDRYAYVAAHRLARHVAAQLTGICASRLHLQQRCPTCGGAHGPPSFRDQPQVQVSLSHTRLAVAAAASLQPVGVDVEHWDTFPPALLQNAQVFHVEERTALAACNVLSRPQAMARLWTHKEALIKLGEVQLDTLHHVNLAASVAHVWPPSGKMAGRYTAAQWQDDPHRLVGTVLVIGRSPVTLTVIASSNR from the coding sequence GTGACTGACCATTTTCCCACCCATGTTGCCTGGGGCACCAGTCAAGCCGTGCTGGACACCCTCCCGCCCTGGCCGCTCCAACCGTACGAACAGGCCCGGGCAGACCAGTTCCGGCACACGCACGACCGCTACGCCTATGTTGCCGCGCACCGCCTCGCTCGCCATGTGGCCGCGCAGCTGACTGGCATATGCGCCTCCAGACTCCACCTGCAGCAGCGCTGTCCAACTTGTGGAGGCGCGCACGGCCCTCCCTCTTTCCGAGATCAGCCGCAGGTGCAGGTGTCCCTCAGTCATACCCGCTTGGCCGTGGCGGCCGCGGCGTCGCTGCAGCCAGTGGGTGTGGACGTGGAACACTGGGACACTTTCCCGCCAGCCCTGCTTCAAAACGCTCAGGTGTTTCATGTCGAGGAGCGCACTGCGCTGGCCGCCTGCAACGTCCTGAGCCGGCCACAGGCCATGGCACGCCTGTGGACCCACAAAGAAGCCCTGATTAAGCTCGGTGAAGTCCAGTTGGACACTCTCCACCATGTCAATCTCGCCGCATCTGTCGCCCATGTGTGGCCGCCCTCTGGCAAAATGGCAGGCCGCTACACGGCTGCCCAGTGGCAGGACGACCCACACCGTCTGGTTGGCACCGTACTGGTGATTGGCCGCTCTCCAGTCACCTTGACTGTCATCGCTTCTTCAAACCGGTGA
- a CDS encoding AzlD domain-containing protein translates to MTPTQTALLIVAMGLVTFLPRYLPLVLWKDRALSAPVKAFLGYVPPAVLAAIVVPALLLPSGEWTGLRGAAPALAGGAATLLLMLRTKQLLLASGAGIAVFFGLTFLLQ, encoded by the coding sequence ATGACACCGACCCAGACTGCCCTGCTGATCGTGGCCATGGGCCTCGTCACATTCCTTCCCCGTTACCTGCCCCTGGTGCTCTGGAAAGACCGCGCCCTGAGTGCACCCGTCAAGGCGTTTCTGGGGTACGTGCCGCCAGCGGTACTGGCCGCCATTGTCGTGCCCGCACTCTTGCTCCCCAGCGGCGAGTGGACTGGCCTGCGGGGGGCAGCCCCGGCCCTCGCGGGGGGCGCGGCCACCCTGCTGCTGATGCTCCGCACGAAGCAGTTGTTGCTGGCCAGCGGCGCCGGCATCGCCGTGTTCTTTGGCTTGACGTTCCTGCTGCAGTGA
- a CDS encoding AzlC family ABC transporter permease — MTTSTFPAGAPFPVLTPRAALRQGVRAMSPFLVSAFPMGLIAGAFGVTSGLHPLETFGLAALTNSGTVQFIGIALLRDGSTVTAILLTSLIVSLRMLIYAVMLRPHTQGLSPRWRALLAFGLIDAVFFTVMERFKTPEGQQPSWPWFFVGASSVMYVNWLAATVVGMLIGEALPDLIKHGLDFPMTAIFAAMLASTLGHWRAWTAAATGGLVALLTHTLPYNLGLIAGILVGALVGVLCEQIEQRRAHGGTP, encoded by the coding sequence ATGACCACCTCTACTTTCCCAGCCGGCGCTCCTTTCCCTGTCTTGACGCCCCGCGCGGCACTGCGGCAGGGCGTGCGGGCCATGTCACCCTTCTTGGTGTCTGCTTTCCCGATGGGGCTGATTGCAGGTGCATTCGGTGTCACCAGTGGGTTACACCCGCTGGAGACCTTTGGTCTGGCCGCCCTGACGAACTCCGGCACGGTGCAGTTCATCGGGATTGCGCTGCTGCGGGACGGCAGCACCGTCACCGCGATCCTGCTGACGTCCCTGATCGTCAGTCTGCGGATGCTGATCTATGCCGTGATGCTGCGCCCCCATACGCAGGGCCTCTCGCCGAGGTGGCGGGCCCTGCTCGCCTTCGGGCTGATCGACGCGGTGTTCTTCACCGTGATGGAGCGTTTCAAGACCCCCGAAGGCCAGCAGCCGTCCTGGCCGTGGTTCTTCGTCGGTGCGTCCAGCGTCATGTACGTCAATTGGCTCGCCGCGACCGTGGTGGGCATGCTGATCGGCGAAGCCCTCCCAGATCTCATCAAGCACGGCCTGGATTTCCCGATGACCGCTATCTTCGCCGCAATGCTCGCCTCCACCCTGGGCCACTGGCGGGCCTGGACGGCCGCCGCCACGGGCGGACTGGTGGCGCTGCTCACGCACACCCTGCCCTATAACCTGGGCCTGATCGCCGGTATTCTCGTGGGCGCGCTGGTCGGCGTGCTGTGCGAACAGATCGAGCAGCGCCGCGCCCACGGAGGAACCCCATGA
- a CDS encoding non-ribosomal peptide synthetase, with translation MQSIETNGQLRVAAAQRPQARAYWTAVFATPWERSAFPSEPHLTSSTTNEIFSLPAELDVQLQRVSRSDPDALHALLAAGVAALLYRYTGHADLVIGQPLRPAGPGDVPSTFQDAVPLRFQADDTLTFRQWLEQARQVTVAAAQHQDYPVAVHRDPAEPDQAAPLFDVVIGTEGLHRPTPAAGLHLTFVPQTRALQIGGPVSPQGAARLARHLFALLTGALAAPDAPLTEVTLVTPDDQTLLDAVNDTAAPYPAARRLDEQFTRQVQATPDVVAVVTDDGSLTYAQLDARATRLARTLQGRGVQPGSTVAIAARRSPEMLAGILAILKVGAAYLPVDPSYPDARITYLLEDSGATLLLTQQGVLQSALPPAVQVLHLDDPLSYSPDASALPVVGTARDVAYMIYTSGSTGAPKGVLVEHHSVMNRIAWMQRAYPLTPASVILQKTPTSFDVSVWELFWWFFVGARVCLLAPGGERDPELLVRTIETQGVTTLHFVPSMLQAFLTYVDATGAAGRLASLKQVFASGEALGEHHMRRFNALVHAVTGAVLVNLYGPTEATVDVTHQFCTPDLPGTVPIGRPIDNTRVYVVNGAGQVQPVGVPGELCLAGVGLARGYHRRPELTAERFIPLADAGEDRVYRTGDLVRLQDDGALAYLGRIDHQVKVRGYRIELGEVEAQLRCAPGVMDAVVLTRPGQDGQDVLCGYVVGDPDLDPSALRQQLAAALPDFMVPAHLTVLEAFPLTPNGKLDRRALPDPEHAAGVPYAAPETEQQAALAAIWQDVLGVERVGIHDNFFALGGNSIHFVTVLARARAHNLTFTFQQLFAHPTVAALCAHLAQAPHGPQEQHQAQPFELISEIDRARLPADLEDAYPLSMLQEGLIFQNELTFGTAQYHDIISYIIQAPIDLERFRDAARLLVQRNPIFRTSYHLTGFSQPLQLVHQELPLPLFTADLRGLSAEEQDAWYQQWLRDEKAHRFVWEDGGLVRLHLHVLGDGLCRYTLSQHNSALDGWSITLVHTQLFGFYHQLLSGDLVTAPAVDNHLRNYMGLERQALANPDSQAFWLSVLDGAPFTHLPRWSPEQDPGGALNVQFHDVHLPRALSDAILSLAERLNVPVKTVLMTAHLKVLSVLSGDSDVMTGYEHSGRPEVEGATQAIGLFLNTVPFRVSAAPGRWSDLIRRVYDAETALLPHRRYPMARMKQDFGTQDILFETAFNYTHFYLLKELKRLPEFALLDVRANSETEFVLRAEFSRHFFTDDVRLSLHFHDHVFTPAQVERMGGYYRRAFELMTADLNAEHGGASLIGEAERQALLISGAPILDTAGQLAPVGTPGRRPGHASRVRMLPGGALEAAPAEGRIFHRGTATAAVQGDHLPPATPTEQRIAAVWSDLLGVPYGSISATDNFFDLGGNSLAALRVALLLEGRVTLLDVMRHSQLSTLARVADEKAAATAQILHRVSAADLPVDRTLICVPYAGGNAINFQPLAQALQARGARVAVYAVDLADAQRAGPVDVPALAAQLRDVITREIQGPVLLWGHCVGSAVAVETARLLEEAGAEVERVFVAGKVLAGRAQTLSGVETMQAMSDADVLDYLVTATGYAELDGVAADVGATMVRRFRDDAVGANQYLATLSEHWADRSLRAPLTVVIAQDDPLTHTEFAPDAAWHTCASHVTLHTLERGGHYFCRTQPAQVAALIASTSAAAPAVLA, from the coding sequence ATGCAATCCATCGAAACCAACGGTCAACTGAGAGTCGCGGCGGCGCAGCGGCCACAGGCACGGGCGTACTGGACGGCGGTCTTCGCCACCCCCTGGGAGCGTTCCGCGTTCCCAAGCGAACCGCACCTGACCAGCAGCACAACCAATGAAATATTTTCCCTCCCGGCAGAACTGGACGTGCAGTTGCAGCGGGTCTCGCGCTCCGATCCAGACGCGCTGCACGCCCTTCTGGCCGCTGGCGTCGCGGCACTCCTCTACCGCTACACCGGTCACGCTGACTTGGTAATCGGCCAGCCGCTGCGGCCCGCCGGACCGGGCGACGTACCAAGCACCTTCCAAGACGCCGTGCCGCTGCGCTTTCAGGCCGACGACACCCTGACATTTCGGCAGTGGCTGGAGCAGGCGCGGCAGGTGACCGTGGCGGCCGCCCAACATCAGGACTACCCGGTCGCGGTGCACCGCGATCCCGCCGAGCCGGATCAGGCCGCGCCTCTCTTCGACGTGGTGATCGGCACGGAGGGGCTGCACCGCCCCACTCCGGCCGCGGGTCTGCACCTGACCTTCGTTCCGCAGACCCGTGCCCTGCAGATCGGTGGCCCGGTCAGCCCGCAAGGGGCGGCGCGGCTGGCCCGGCACCTGTTCGCGCTGCTGACCGGGGCACTGGCGGCGCCGGACGCGCCGCTGACCGAGGTGACGCTGGTCACGCCAGACGATCAGACCCTGCTGGACGCAGTGAATGACACGGCGGCGCCCTACCCGGCAGCGCGGCGACTGGACGAACAGTTCACCCGGCAGGTGCAGGCCACACCGGACGTGGTGGCGGTTGTTACGGACGACGGCAGCCTGACCTACGCGCAGCTGGACGCGCGGGCCACCCGGCTCGCCCGGACGCTACAGGGTCGCGGCGTTCAGCCGGGCAGCACCGTGGCCATCGCAGCGCGCCGCTCGCCCGAGATGCTGGCCGGCATCCTGGCGATCCTCAAGGTAGGCGCGGCGTACCTGCCGGTTGACCCAAGCTACCCTGACGCGCGCATCACGTACCTGCTCGAGGACAGCGGCGCGACGCTGCTGCTCACCCAGCAGGGCGTGCTGCAGTCCGCCCTGCCGCCTGCCGTGCAGGTACTTCACTTGGACGACCCGCTCAGCTACTCGCCGGACGCCTCGGCGCTGCCGGTGGTTGGCACAGCGCGGGACGTGGCATACATGATCTACACGTCCGGCTCGACGGGCGCCCCCAAAGGCGTGCTGGTCGAGCATCACTCGGTGATGAACCGGATCGCGTGGATGCAGCGCGCTTACCCCCTCACGCCCGCGTCCGTGATCCTCCAGAAGACGCCTACCTCGTTCGACGTATCGGTCTGGGAGCTGTTCTGGTGGTTCTTCGTTGGGGCGCGCGTGTGCCTGCTCGCCCCAGGCGGTGAACGCGATCCCGAACTGCTGGTGCGCACCATTGAAACCCAGGGCGTGACCACCCTGCACTTCGTGCCGTCCATGCTCCAGGCGTTCCTCACATACGTTGACGCGACTGGCGCCGCGGGGCGACTGGCGTCTTTGAAGCAGGTGTTCGCCAGTGGCGAGGCGCTAGGCGAGCATCACATGCGGCGCTTCAATGCGCTGGTGCACGCGGTGACCGGCGCGGTGTTGGTGAACCTCTACGGGCCGACCGAGGCCACGGTGGACGTCACGCATCAGTTCTGCACGCCGGACCTGCCGGGCACCGTGCCGATCGGCCGTCCCATCGACAACACGCGCGTGTACGTCGTGAACGGCGCGGGGCAGGTGCAGCCTGTCGGGGTGCCTGGGGAGCTGTGCCTCGCGGGCGTGGGGCTGGCGCGCGGGTATCACCGGCGCCCAGAGCTGACTGCCGAGCGGTTCATACCTCTTGCTGACGCCGGAGAGGACCGTGTCTACCGCACCGGGGACCTGGTCCGCCTACAGGACGACGGGGCGCTGGCGTACCTGGGCCGCATCGACCATCAGGTGAAAGTGCGCGGATACCGCATCGAGTTAGGGGAGGTTGAGGCGCAGCTGCGCTGCGCGCCCGGCGTCATGGACGCTGTGGTGCTCACCCGGCCGGGCCAGGACGGTCAGGACGTGCTGTGCGGGTATGTGGTGGGCGACCCGGATCTGGACCCCAGCGCGCTGCGCCAGCAGTTGGCCGCGGCTCTGCCGGACTTCATGGTACCGGCGCACCTGACCGTCCTGGAGGCCTTCCCATTGACCCCGAACGGTAAGCTCGACCGCCGCGCCCTACCAGACCCAGAACACGCGGCGGGGGTGCCGTACGCTGCGCCAGAGACCGAGCAGCAGGCGGCGCTCGCCGCAATCTGGCAGGATGTGCTGGGCGTAGAGCGGGTTGGCATCCACGATAATTTCTTTGCGCTGGGCGGCAACTCCATTCACTTCGTGACCGTGCTTGCCCGGGCCCGCGCGCACAACCTGACCTTCACATTCCAGCAGCTGTTCGCGCACCCGACTGTCGCGGCCCTGTGCGCGCACTTGGCGCAGGCGCCACATGGGCCGCAGGAGCAGCATCAGGCGCAGCCGTTCGAGCTGATCAGCGAGATCGACCGCGCCCGACTCCCGGCAGACCTGGAGGACGCGTACCCACTGTCCATGTTGCAAGAGGGACTAATCTTCCAGAACGAACTGACGTTCGGCACCGCGCAGTACCACGACATCATCAGCTACATCATCCAGGCGCCCATCGACTTGGAGCGCTTCCGCGACGCGGCGCGGCTCTTGGTGCAGCGCAACCCCATCTTCCGCACGAGCTACCATCTCACCGGCTTCAGCCAGCCGCTGCAACTGGTACACCAGGAACTGCCGTTGCCACTGTTCACCGCGGACCTGCGCGGCCTGAGTGCCGAGGAGCAGGACGCCTGGTACCAGCAGTGGTTACGAGATGAGAAAGCGCACCGATTCGTGTGGGAGGACGGCGGCCTGGTGCGGCTGCACCTGCACGTGCTTGGTGACGGCCTGTGCCGCTATACCCTCAGCCAGCACAACTCAGCGCTGGACGGCTGGAGCATCACGCTGGTGCACACGCAGCTGTTCGGGTTCTACCACCAACTGCTGAGCGGCGATCTGGTCACCGCGCCCGCCGTGGACAACCACCTGCGCAACTACATGGGCCTCGAACGGCAGGCGCTCGCCAACCCGGACAGTCAGGCATTCTGGTTGAGTGTCTTAGACGGCGCGCCCTTCACGCACCTGCCCCGCTGGTCGCCAGAGCAGGATCCGGGCGGCGCACTGAACGTGCAGTTCCATGACGTTCACCTGCCCCGCGCGCTGTCCGACGCGATCCTCTCGCTGGCTGAACGCCTGAACGTGCCGGTCAAGACGGTGCTGATGACCGCCCATCTGAAGGTCCTGAGCGTGCTGTCCGGCGACTCAGACGTCATGACCGGCTATGAACACAGCGGCCGCCCGGAGGTGGAGGGGGCCACGCAGGCCATCGGGCTGTTTCTGAACACCGTGCCGTTCCGGGTGTCAGCCGCGCCAGGCCGCTGGTCGGACCTGATCCGCCGGGTGTACGACGCAGAAACCGCGCTGCTCCCGCACCGCCGCTACCCGATGGCGCGCATGAAACAGGATTTTGGCACGCAGGACATTCTGTTCGAGACTGCGTTCAACTACACGCACTTTTACCTCCTTAAGGAACTGAAGCGTCTCCCAGAGTTCGCGCTGCTGGACGTCCGCGCGAACTCCGAGACGGAATTCGTGCTGCGCGCTGAGTTCTCACGGCATTTCTTCACGGACGACGTTCGCCTGAGTCTGCACTTTCACGACCATGTGTTCACCCCGGCGCAGGTGGAGCGCATGGGCGGGTACTACCGCCGCGCGTTCGAGCTGATGACCGCTGACTTGAATGCGGAGCACGGCGGCGCGAGCCTGATTGGCGAGGCTGAACGTCAGGCCCTCCTCATCTCCGGCGCGCCCATCCTGGACACCGCCGGGCAGTTGGCGCCGGTCGGCACACCCGGTCGGCGACCCGGCCACGCGAGCCGGGTCCGTATGCTGCCTGGAGGCGCCCTGGAGGCCGCGCCTGCTGAGGGCCGCATCTTCCATCGGGGAACGGCCACCGCCGCGGTCCAGGGTGACCACCTCCCGCCTGCCACCCCCACCGAGCAGCGCATTGCGGCCGTCTGGAGCGACCTGCTGGGCGTCCCGTACGGGTCCATCAGTGCCACCGACAACTTCTTCGACCTCGGCGGGAATTCCTTGGCGGCCCTGCGGGTGGCGCTGCTGCTGGAAGGGCGCGTCACGCTGCTGGACGTGATGCGGCACTCCCAGCTGAGCACCCTGGCCCGGGTGGCCGACGAGAAAGCAGCGGCCACCGCACAGATCCTGCACCGCGTCAGCGCGGCGGACCTCCCGGTAGACCGCACGCTGATCTGTGTGCCTTATGCAGGTGGCAACGCGATCAACTTCCAGCCGCTGGCCCAGGCCCTCCAGGCGCGCGGGGCACGGGTCGCCGTGTACGCTGTTGACCTTGCCGACGCCCAGCGCGCAGGCCCAGTGGACGTGCCCGCGCTCGCCGCGCAGCTGCGAGACGTGATCACCCGTGAAATTCAGGGCCCCGTCCTGCTGTGGGGTCACTGCGTGGGCTCAGCCGTCGCGGTTGAAACTGCGCGCCTGCTGGAAGAGGCAGGCGCCGAGGTGGAGCGCGTCTTCGTCGCTGGGAAGGTGCTGGCTGGACGCGCCCAGACCCTCTCGGGCGTGGAGACCATGCAGGCCATGTCGGACGCGGACGTCCTGGACTACCTCGTGACCGCCACTGGCTACGCGGAACTCGACGGGGTCGCCGCCGACGTGGGCGCCACCATGGTGCGCCGCTTCCGGGACGACGCGGTGGGGGCCAACCAGTACCTCGCCACGCTCAGCGAACACTGGGCGGACCGGTCGCTGCGCGCGCCACTCACGGTCGTCATAGCGCAGGACGATCCCCTCACTCACACTGAATTCGCCCCGGACGCCGCGTGGCACACCTGCGCCTCCCACGTCACCCTGCATACCCTGGAGCGTGGCGGGCACTACTTCTGCCGCACCCAGCCGGCGCAGGTGGCGGCCCTCATCGCCTCTACCTCCGCCGCGGCGCCCGCCGTCCTGGCCTGA